In the genome of Vanacampus margaritifer isolate UIUO_Vmar chromosome 1, RoL_Vmar_1.0, whole genome shotgun sequence, one region contains:
- the kop gene encoding S100P-binding protein isoform X1: MSVELSDSVVQTLPRRGDFAGVLWRIDILYLDFKKKMQPENNSFRHLKSLSAYARSAFAGRSRHKCPEPVIHLKSEVLNNRGTKRKLEDSNQDLCFETPAKKRLISCKVSTPDAGCLLSQCSFRMGKHSPVAPSEASLFAKTPPIKITTSESVNLEPVACKYGPEACSVTRTDPRVFKYEHVFEPETGELLRISPYDPCKDTGPNGKDEDVDKGYLSMCLTPSLHSLPAPSPILKPSADKSHSSNKASRAVKGPYPAVSGLSLDSAVESFREVDEVWNIGPPVLESSVCEKVERGSGSQTGAEVQPNYDCNSNFDTSLKVQVKSVVHVVARPISSSAQATPHGEDLDKELFTSKPSTSKVFMLCGRQVVLNTEADWEREKKMYVQSVHRHLSEASDAAQDAVSELRGLMTQVGQDSSGRPWQHPSDLTRRNYRARTHQRNDELKMSLDEWQAKNMLTHKRFEKVPKIFERSSV; this comes from the exons ATGAGTGTTGAGTTGAGTGACAGTGTTGTCCAGACATTACCTAGAAGAGGTGACTTTGCAGGAGTTCTGTGGAGGATCGACATCTTGT acttggattttaaaaaaaaaatgcagcccgAGAACAACTCTTTCAGACACCTTAAATCTTTGTCAGCATACGCAAGGTCAGCATTTGCTGGGAGGAGTCGACACAAGTGTCCGGAGCcagttattcatttaaaaagtgaGGTTCTCAACAATAGGGGGACCAAGCGGAAACTGGAAGATTCCAATCAGGATCTCTGCTTTGAAACTCCGGCAAAGAAACGACTAATCAGTTGCAAGGTGTCAACACCAGACGCGGGCTGTCTCCTATCCCAATGCAGCTTTCGAATGGGGAAACACTCCCCTGTAGCCCCCTCTGAGGCCTCACTGTTTGCAAAAACGCCACCCATCAAAATCACAACCAGCGAGTCTGTGAATTTAGAACCTGTGGCATGTAAGTACGGTCCGGAAGCATGCAGTGTCACCAGAACCGATCCACGTGTGTTCAAGTATGAGCATGTCTTTGAACCTGAAACTGGTGAGCTATTGCGCATCAGTCCCTATGATCCCTGTAAAGACACGGGTCCGAATGGAAAAGATGAAGATGTAGATAAGGGTTATTTGTCCATGTGCCTCACGCCGTCACTCCATTCCCTACCTGCGCCTAGTCCAATTCTGAAGCCGTCTGCCGACAAGAGCCACTCTTCAAACAAAGCCTCTCGCGCAGTGAAAGGTCCGTACCCTGCTGTGAGCGGGCTGTCACTGGACTCGGCGGTAGAATCTTTCAGGGAGGTGGACGAGGTGTGGAATATTGGTCCCCCTGTTCTAGAATCATCTGTGTGCGAAAAGGTGGAGCGTGGAAGTGGGAGCCAAACAGGAGCGGAAGTGCAGCCAAATTATGACTGCAACAGCAACTTTGACACCAGTTTAAAAGTTCAG gtcaAGTCGGTTGTGCATGTTGTCGCTCGACCCATTTCCAGCAGTGCACAAGCTACACCTCATGGAGAAGATCTAGACAAGGAGTTGTTCACATCAAAGCCCAGTACCAGTAAAGTCTTCATGCTTTGTGGGAG GCAGGTGGTGTTGAACACTGAGGCCGATTGGGAGCGAGAGAAAAAGATGTACGTCCAGTCTGTTCACAGACATTTGAGCGAGGCTTCAGATGCTGCTCAAG ATGCTGTCAGTGAACTGCGAGGTCTCATGACACAAGTGGGCCAAGACTCCTCTGGAAGGCCATGGCAACATCCGTCTGACCTCACACGCAG GAACTACAGGGCAAGGACACACCAAAGGAACGACGAGCTGAAAATGTCCCTCGACGAGTGGCAGGCCAAGAACATGCTAACGCATAAGCGCTTTGAAAAGGTGCCGAAAATCTTTGAAAGAAGTTCAGTTTAA
- the kop gene encoding S100P-binding protein isoform X2: protein MQPENNSFRHLKSLSAYARSAFAGRSRHKCPEPVIHLKSEVLNNRGTKRKLEDSNQDLCFETPAKKRLISCKVSTPDAGCLLSQCSFRMGKHSPVAPSEASLFAKTPPIKITTSESVNLEPVACKYGPEACSVTRTDPRVFKYEHVFEPETGELLRISPYDPCKDTGPNGKDEDVDKGYLSMCLTPSLHSLPAPSPILKPSADKSHSSNKASRAVKGPYPAVSGLSLDSAVESFREVDEVWNIGPPVLESSVCEKVERGSGSQTGAEVQPNYDCNSNFDTSLKVQVKSVVHVVARPISSSAQATPHGEDLDKELFTSKPSTSKVFMLCGRQVVLNTEADWEREKKMYVQSVHRHLSEASDAAQDAVSELRGLMTQVGQDSSGRPWQHPSDLTRRNYRARTHQRNDELKMSLDEWQAKNMLTHKRFEKVPKIFERSSV, encoded by the exons atgcagcccgAGAACAACTCTTTCAGACACCTTAAATCTTTGTCAGCATACGCAAGGTCAGCATTTGCTGGGAGGAGTCGACACAAGTGTCCGGAGCcagttattcatttaaaaagtgaGGTTCTCAACAATAGGGGGACCAAGCGGAAACTGGAAGATTCCAATCAGGATCTCTGCTTTGAAACTCCGGCAAAGAAACGACTAATCAGTTGCAAGGTGTCAACACCAGACGCGGGCTGTCTCCTATCCCAATGCAGCTTTCGAATGGGGAAACACTCCCCTGTAGCCCCCTCTGAGGCCTCACTGTTTGCAAAAACGCCACCCATCAAAATCACAACCAGCGAGTCTGTGAATTTAGAACCTGTGGCATGTAAGTACGGTCCGGAAGCATGCAGTGTCACCAGAACCGATCCACGTGTGTTCAAGTATGAGCATGTCTTTGAACCTGAAACTGGTGAGCTATTGCGCATCAGTCCCTATGATCCCTGTAAAGACACGGGTCCGAATGGAAAAGATGAAGATGTAGATAAGGGTTATTTGTCCATGTGCCTCACGCCGTCACTCCATTCCCTACCTGCGCCTAGTCCAATTCTGAAGCCGTCTGCCGACAAGAGCCACTCTTCAAACAAAGCCTCTCGCGCAGTGAAAGGTCCGTACCCTGCTGTGAGCGGGCTGTCACTGGACTCGGCGGTAGAATCTTTCAGGGAGGTGGACGAGGTGTGGAATATTGGTCCCCCTGTTCTAGAATCATCTGTGTGCGAAAAGGTGGAGCGTGGAAGTGGGAGCCAAACAGGAGCGGAAGTGCAGCCAAATTATGACTGCAACAGCAACTTTGACACCAGTTTAAAAGTTCAG gtcaAGTCGGTTGTGCATGTTGTCGCTCGACCCATTTCCAGCAGTGCACAAGCTACACCTCATGGAGAAGATCTAGACAAGGAGTTGTTCACATCAAAGCCCAGTACCAGTAAAGTCTTCATGCTTTGTGGGAG GCAGGTGGTGTTGAACACTGAGGCCGATTGGGAGCGAGAGAAAAAGATGTACGTCCAGTCTGTTCACAGACATTTGAGCGAGGCTTCAGATGCTGCTCAAG ATGCTGTCAGTGAACTGCGAGGTCTCATGACACAAGTGGGCCAAGACTCCTCTGGAAGGCCATGGCAACATCCGTCTGACCTCACACGCAG GAACTACAGGGCAAGGACACACCAAAGGAACGACGAGCTGAAAATGTCCCTCGACGAGTGGCAGGCCAAGAACATGCTAACGCATAAGCGCTTTGAAAAGGTGCCGAAAATCTTTGAAAGAAGTTCAGTTTAA
- the ldlrap1b gene encoding low density lipoprotein receptor adapter protein 1b isoform X1 yields MDVLKSAGRAIIRSPSLAKQSWGGGRHRKLPENWTDTRETLLEGMVFQLKYLGVTMVEQPKGEELSAAAVKRIVATAKASGKKLQKVTLTVSPRGIILYDSASNQLIENISIYRISYCTADKMHDKVFAYIVQSQHNEALECHAFLCTKRKVAQAVTLTVAQAFRVAFEFWQAAKEEKEKRVKSGSDGEGVNSGQSDSSASLGSLKGGEVTTTKLLDLAEGANATLVHSGTIQADLSSFTVHNHATENNNTVWELEDGLDEAFSRLAESRTNPQVLDIGVNPQDFTTDECLSPGKWDQEDADFPAQQDSPGL; encoded by the exons AGCTTCCAGAGAACTGGACAGACACAAGAGAGACCCTTCTGGAGGGCATGGTCTTCCAGCTCAAGTACCTGGGGGTCACAATGGTTGAGCAGCCCAAAGGAGAAGAGCTGTCTGCGGCTGCTGTCAAGAGGATAGTGGCCACA GCCAAAGCCAGTGGAAAAAAGCTCCAGAAGGTTACACTAACAGTCTCCCCTCGTGGAATCATCCTTTATGACAGTGCCTCCAACCAGCTAATAGAGAACATTTCCATTTACAG aATATCTTATTGTACAGCAGATAAGATGCATGACAAAGTGTTTGCCTACATCGTTCAGAGCCAACACAATGAGGCACTTGAGTGTCATGCCTTCCTCTGCACAAAGAGAAAAGTG GCACAAGCAGTAACCCTAACAGTGGCACAGGCTTTCAGAGTGGCATTTGAATTCTGGCAGGCTGCCAAGGAAG AAAAGGAGAAGCGAGTGAAGTCGGGTTCAGATGGTGAAGGAGTCAACAGTGGCCAGTCAGACAGCTCAGCGAGCCTTGGCAGCCTGAAGGGAGGAG aAGTAACCACAACAAAACTCCTAGATTTGGCGGAAGGGGCCAATGCAACGTTGGTCCACTCAGGAACAATTCAAGCAGATTTGAGTTCCTTTACAGTGCATAATCATGCGACTGAGAACAACAATACAGTATGG GAGCTTGAGGACGGTCTGGATGAGGCTTTCTCAAG ACTCGCTGAGTCTCGCACTAACCCCCAGGTCCTGGACATTGGGGTAAACCCTCAGGATTTTACCACTGATGAGTGCCTGTCCCCGGGCAAATGGGACCAGGAAGACGCAGACTTCCCAGCACAACAAGACTCTCCGGGGTTGTAA
- the ldlrap1b gene encoding low density lipoprotein receptor adapter protein 1b isoform X2, giving the protein MDVLKSAGRAIIRSPSLAKQSWGGGRHRKLPENWTDTRETLLEGMVFQLKYLGVTMVEQPKGEELSAAAVKRIVATAKASGKKLQKVTLTVSPRGIILYDSASNQLIENISIYRISYCTADKMHDKVFAYIVQSQHNEALECHAFLCTKRKVAQAVTLTVAQAFRVAFEFWQAAKEEKEKRVKSGSDGEGVNSGQSDSSASLGSLKGGEVTTTKLLDLAEGANATLVHSGTIQADLSSFTVHNHATENNNTVWELEDGLDEAFSSRSLDSFESCSDSLSLALTPRSWTLG; this is encoded by the exons AGCTTCCAGAGAACTGGACAGACACAAGAGAGACCCTTCTGGAGGGCATGGTCTTCCAGCTCAAGTACCTGGGGGTCACAATGGTTGAGCAGCCCAAAGGAGAAGAGCTGTCTGCGGCTGCTGTCAAGAGGATAGTGGCCACA GCCAAAGCCAGTGGAAAAAAGCTCCAGAAGGTTACACTAACAGTCTCCCCTCGTGGAATCATCCTTTATGACAGTGCCTCCAACCAGCTAATAGAGAACATTTCCATTTACAG aATATCTTATTGTACAGCAGATAAGATGCATGACAAAGTGTTTGCCTACATCGTTCAGAGCCAACACAATGAGGCACTTGAGTGTCATGCCTTCCTCTGCACAAAGAGAAAAGTG GCACAAGCAGTAACCCTAACAGTGGCACAGGCTTTCAGAGTGGCATTTGAATTCTGGCAGGCTGCCAAGGAAG AAAAGGAGAAGCGAGTGAAGTCGGGTTCAGATGGTGAAGGAGTCAACAGTGGCCAGTCAGACAGCTCAGCGAGCCTTGGCAGCCTGAAGGGAGGAG aAGTAACCACAACAAAACTCCTAGATTTGGCGGAAGGGGCCAATGCAACGTTGGTCCACTCAGGAACAATTCAAGCAGATTTGAGTTCCTTTACAGTGCATAATCATGCGACTGAGAACAACAATACAGTATGG GAGCTTGAGGACGGTCTGGATGAGGCTTTCTCAAG CCGCAGTCTGGATAGCTTTGAATCCTGCTCAG ACTCGCTGAGTCTCGCACTAACCCCCAGGTCCTGGACATTGGGGTAA